In Diadema setosum chromosome 2, eeDiaSeto1, whole genome shotgun sequence, the DNA window TGAGACTGACGGTTTAAATAGTTTGGAGTTCGAGTACCAGGTGGGTATTAGTCTGTAAACGCAGGCGGCATGCCTAAATACAGATGTTTGGGTTTTTAGAACAAAATTTCATGTGTGTCGTCGTGGTGATGTTAGTGTTAGTGGCTATAAACGTTAGAGTCTATCTACTATCACTCTTATGTGTTCAATAGTGTCTGGGGACAAGCCCATCGTATCCACCACAGCTCAGCCGAAGCTAGCTGTTGTAGTGCGTACACCGTGCGTCAAATGTCAGAAGTATCAGGAAGGAAGTTGCGAAGTTTTTAACGTTAGACAAGACCGCGTTTCCTGAATGGACAAGGTGTGAGCCATATCATGATTTGCTATGTAATTACTAGGAAGGCTAAGTTCCAAAGAACCTACGTTAAGAGTTGACGTTGACTAAGAGGGCTTACGGATGGGGCTATAATACTCCCGTGATTCGCTTCTGGGCGACATGCGGACGCCATTATTTTAATGCTTAGCTAACACCCACCACGACTAAGAGGGCGTATTTTACATTGCGGATCATATAGCGGTGGTTCCTGTCCccctttcatttcacttttttttttttttttttttttttttagggggcatGCAGGGGAAGAAATATAACGTTACTTAGCCTGGACCTTGTTTTGTCATACAGAAGTATCATTCCTGTTTAATCATGAAATGTAACTGAAGAAAAGTAATTTATTTTCCAATATGCAGTCCCACAATTACACATCACAAGCTTGCACTGAGTTACTGACCGTGTTATAACAGTAGGGTTTCCCTGTATATGTATGCACAGTAAGAAATGTGTTTTTAAGCAAGATTTTAAGTTTAAAAGATGGTTTTCCTTTGTTAAAAGAATTGTTTAGACTGCAGGAACAGTAAAACAATTTtacaaagatttaaaaaattttggtgttgtGCCTCATATTCCTCTCAAGTATGTATTTCCAGAATGTGTGTACCTTACATTATTAGTGTTCTCTCCTTAACACAAGGTCCTCACAGGACCAGGAAAATGTGCTTGTTATAATGAAACCTTGTTATATCAGGGttacaaaaataatacaatacaaaaattgaaattacaaTCTAGGACCACAAAAAAATTACCTTGTTAATATAATGAACTTCGTTACATCAGTGCTAATTTTAGAGAGTTCACTGTCGAGCCTTGTCTACAAGTATTGttgtaatgtttgtatttttcttttcttttctttctgcagGTACTGGTTGCCTTGGAAGGAGATTTGTGTTGGTCTTGTTTAAAGTAcgtttatgtttgtgtttgttctttGTTGAATCATCTTCATCCTACATTTCATCTCATACCATTTCACCTTCATCCTTGAATATTCACTGAATATTCACTGAGATTTCATCTGGAAATTCATCCTGGAACTCACGAACTCATCCCTGAAATATCTGAAATATACCTGAAATACCTGGACTTTACCTGAAATACCTTAACTTGAACTTTACCTGAAATACCTTAACTTGAATTTGAAGAAAGCTGAGAACAGAAAACTTCTGAGTGCGTGAGAATAAGACAGTATCAGAAGGAGAGAAAGTTTCAGAATCAGAGGCAGAAAGAGTTAGAAAGAGTCAAagaggaaaagagtgaaatcaAAGAGAGGAAGAGTGAGTGTTGatgaaaaaagagtaaaaattaAACAGAATAATAGTTTTAAGGAGTGTTTGAATGAAAGAGTGCATTCTTTAAAAGGATAGTTAAAAACTGGAAAGAGAATTGTCGTAGAGAAGGCGAGAAGTTTgcttaaaaattgaaaatagaaacaGTTAATTTCAGAAAAGGTGTTTAAGAGTCCAGAATACACTGAAAGATTATTAAAGAGTGCTGTCTTAAGACAAAAGCATTATAGTGTCATAAACGTAACTAGGGTAGACAATATTTGCAccttcaaggtttatttgatatttgatatattctGCATTGAAAGTTGCTGCAAATAATTCAACTGCAGTTGACAAGAGTTGATAGCTAGGAGTTAATATTTTGAAGGAATTGTTAAAAGTGTGAGAAACAATTTATGAGGTGAGGCAAGAAGTATACTAAAAATTTTATGTAAAAATATTTCTTGGTATTTTGAGTCTTGAATTTTCGTTAATTGTTAATacaataaaagaataattgaaGAGTGCCATCTTCAGATAAAAGCATTCTGGTCAGTAAACAAAGGGAGAGACATTAATATTGCACCTTCAAGGGCTATTTATAATTATTGGGCtgtgaaaacaaaagcacaatTAGTAAAAGACATACCTTTATTGCAAAAGGAGTCATCTCAAAACAGAAACATTACTGTTTCTGTAATTGTCGGTGAAAACGAAGAATAATTggtgaaattgaaatttttgtTGCGAAAATCCCTACCCTAAGAGAAAAACATATAAGGGAGACTGATTATTGTGCAGTTAAGGCAAAAGCATAATTGGTAAAATTGAAACCTTTATTGCAAAGAACATAATCTTGAAATAAAGGCATCTTGAGATAAAGGCATCGGTCAAATTAAATGTTACAGAATTGAAGCTGAAATTTCTGTTGGCAGATACCGTAAAAGGAAATTGGCATAGCTTTTCCATAAAGTAGGAATTGAAGCACGTAACAGACGAAGAGTGCCACCTGTTGCTGGAAAGAAGCAAACGTACAAATATCCCCACCTGTTGGTAGAAACATTATATGGATCAGTGTCGCAGCTTACTGCTGGAATTTATATTGCAGTgaaatatagtacatgtactgtacacttGTGTTAGTGCAACTTTCAAAGCTGTTCAATCCGACAATTCTGTTATCAATCGCAGTACTAGTGGAGTAGGTGTGATTCATAAAAGCATAGTGATTCAAGGAATATAACTGTGTTGATTGAACTGTTGGTTGATATACATTTATTGAGTAATAGGTACCATATACTTTCAAAGATTCGAAAGCCCTGTAATTTGACAATGGAAGCAAGTGAATTCAAGATTGTTATTGGTGATATCCTAGATATTCTCCATAGTTGCGACTTGATGAGAAATGTAGAGGTCAGTGAATGTGATGCATGTTGCAATGtgatcaatgaaaatgaaagcagaGTACCATGTGAGGATTGTGGCAAGCAGTTTCATGTGATGTGTACAGGAACCAATTCTCATGAGGCTAGAATGTGTGATGCAAGGTTGATTTGGGTATGTTCAGCATGTGGAAGCAATAATATTGCCCATCGCATCTTTGACAAAATTGGCATTCCCTGTCATTTCAATAGATACGTGCTTCTCGAAGACCTTGGTGATGAAGATTTTCATGTTGATGTTTCACTTTCATCATGCAAGAGCAACCAGAGAAAGAAACCAACGAAGAGGCTAAAAAAGAGGTATGTGAGAAGAAAGAACAAACGTGGTGTTCTAGAAATgacaaatgtgtgtgtgagggaaaGAGCAAATTGTGAGAGAGATGAATCAGATCCGACATTCACTACAAATCTCACTGGGAGGCAATTTCAACCATTAGAAACTGCAGTTGATGATGGTTGGACAACTGTGAAATCAAGGAAGACAAAAATGATTGAGAAGGCCAAACTGACAACATCCCAAACAATGACTGACAATCCTAAGACCAAGACCAGTAACAAGAGCTCAGTGAGATCAGTAAATGGTGTGATTCTCCAACCTGGTGTGACCTACATTGGCAAAGCAATGAAAGCCTACTATCTTGAAAAACAGAGAAGAGCCAAGACCAGCAAAGGCAAGAAATCAAAAGTAGAAACAAGGCAAGAAGAACATGGTGAACTCGTGAAGCGAAATATGAATGCAAACTTGGACACAGGACGAAATGATAGTCTGCAGGTATATACTGAATCTGTGTTGAATGTATATTCAAAGTGTGTTCAGTCACCTCATGTTATGGCAAAATACTCTGAGCAAATCTATGCAAAAACACAGAGAAGTTGGGCTGATGTGGCTAAAAGCACTCCGAATATGACTAATGAATGTTTCGTGCTGAATGGTGATCAGGCTACATGTGTCTCTGTCCTTTCCACAGACATTGAAAAAGAAGTTTGGAATGTAAACAGGCTCTATGGAGGTGGAAATGCACGGCAACCAAGAAAGAAAGGTCGTTTCACGAAGATCCGCAACAAACAAAGTGTGCCACCAGTGAAAAATGCTGACTCACAGGTGCGTAATAATGAAAAGGTGAAACATGACATTCCTGAAGGAGAACATGCAGCAAAGAATGAAAAGTTGTGTAAGAATAAAATATCTGACTATGAGGACAGTATTTCCACAAGTAGAGATAACACAGGCTCGAATGATATGTCCGAAGTGAAATGTGACAGAATCCACAATGTGCATGAACTAAACTCATGTTACAGTGAAACAAAAGGTGTTGAAGGTGACAGTCAAATATCAGTGAAAGAATTGTTCTCTAtgaattcttttacaaataTAAATGTTCACTCTCCATGTCACAGACCTGTTTCAGGTACCCAAAACATGTATGTTCAAGTTTGTGATGAATCAATATTCCTGCCTGATCGTGAAAAAATTACTAATCCATCTGATTGCATAGTAACGAATGATGATTCTGCAAAAAGTGTTGACCACTATTATTCATATGATGTTCAGGAATCGACAGTACTTATATTAGATGAAGAACCAGCTGCAAATAATTTAGAGACTGAAGAACGTGTGTTTGAGCCTGTTTCTCTTTCAGATTCTGAATGTGGTGGAAGGCAATCATATTCTATGACCAAAACAATCGCACAAGGAAATTTTAATCAAGGTGATCAACGATTTGGTTATACTGCTGGCAAA includes these proteins:
- the LOC140244205 gene encoding uncharacterized protein, yielding MEASEFKIVIGDILDILHSCDLMRNVEVSECDACCNVINENESRVPCEDCGKQFHVMCTGTNSHEARMCDARLIWVCSACGSNNIAHRIFDKIGIPCHFNRYVLLEDLGDEDFHVDVSLSSCKSNQRKKPTKRLKKRYVRRKNKRGVLEMTNVCVRERANCERDESDPTFTTNLTGRQFQPLETAVDDGWTTVKSRKTKMIEKAKLTTSQTMTDNPKTKTSNKSSVRSVNGVILQPGVTYIGKAMKAYYLEKQRRAKTSKGKKSKVETRQEEHGELVKRNMNANLDTGRNDSLQVYTESVLNVYSKCVQSPHVMAKYSEQIYAKTQRSWADVAKSTPNMTNECFVLNGDQATCVSVLSTDIEKEVWNVNRLYGGGNARQPRKKGRFTKIRNKQSVPPVKNADSQVLPSRENKPALLCSVGVAQGVEINWLKAQNQSIGPGVDLIYFNCVDSCQSWIKLGWHARHFISDDNS